One part of the Cupriavidus oxalaticus genome encodes these proteins:
- the surE gene encoding 5'/3'-nucleotidase SurE, giving the protein MSEPLFERVLLTNDDGIDAPGLAVLEGVAFTLAREVWVVAPEHDQSGTSHSISLHAPLRYSRQGERRFGVSGTPGDCVVMAARHLMADNPPTLVLSGVNRGANLGLETVFSGTVGAAMTAILLGIPAIALSQAFSDREAVRWDTASALAPDVIRRLVASGLGTQACLNVNFPDVPAQDAGPLTVTRQGVGLVNGIAVRAHVDPRGIPYHWLQFSRGPRPDAEDTEAMVLGRGCISVTPLRFERTDEEEVAALAGRLV; this is encoded by the coding sequence ATGTCCGAACCCCTATTCGAACGCGTGCTCCTCACCAACGACGACGGAATCGACGCACCCGGCTTGGCGGTGCTGGAAGGCGTAGCGTTTACATTAGCGCGTGAAGTGTGGGTGGTAGCGCCCGAGCATGACCAGAGCGGCACTTCACACTCGATAAGCCTGCACGCACCGCTGCGCTACAGCCGCCAGGGTGAGCGTCGTTTCGGTGTGTCAGGCACGCCAGGCGACTGCGTGGTCATGGCCGCGCGCCACCTGATGGCCGATAACCCGCCCACGCTGGTGCTATCCGGCGTTAATCGAGGCGCTAACCTCGGTCTGGAAACGGTGTTCTCCGGCACCGTGGGCGCCGCCATGACCGCCATCCTGCTGGGGATTCCGGCCATCGCCCTAAGTCAGGCCTTTTCCGACCGCGAAGCCGTGCGATGGGACACCGCGAGTGCGCTGGCGCCCGACGTGATCCGCCGCCTGGTCGCTTCCGGCTTGGGCACGCAAGCGTGCCTGAATGTCAATTTCCCCGACGTGCCGGCGCAAGACGCGGGACCGCTGACCGTGACGCGGCAGGGTGTCGGGCTAGTCAATGGCATCGCAGTCAGGGCGCATGTTGATCCGCGAGGCATTCCCTATCATTGGCTGCAATTTTCGCGGGGGCCGCGGCCGGATGCGGAGGATACTGAGGCGATGGTGCTTGGCAGAGGGTGCATCTCGGTGACGCCGCTGCGCTTCGAGCGCACGGATGAGGAGGAGGTGGCGGCGCTGGCGGGGCGGCTGGTCTGA
- the tnpA gene encoding IS66-like element accessory protein TnpA codes for MYTMEGAEVVQDVVQPARRRRHSKEFKAQVVRAAMQPNVSIAAVALHYRLNANMVRSWVATQEELDAADEARKLMGAPPVEFLPLQLETPSVAPGPTEIQIEVRRGAATVTIRWPLSAASDCALWLQGWLR; via the coding sequence ATGTACACGATGGAAGGGGCCGAGGTAGTCCAGGATGTAGTGCAGCCGGCGCGACGCCGGCGACATAGCAAAGAGTTCAAGGCGCAAGTGGTGCGTGCGGCGATGCAGCCGAACGTGTCGATTGCGGCGGTGGCGCTGCACTACCGTCTGAATGCGAACATGGTACGGAGTTGGGTCGCTACGCAAGAGGAGTTGGATGCGGCAGACGAGGCCCGGAAGTTGATGGGTGCGCCGCCAGTGGAATTTTTGCCGTTGCAACTGGAGACGCCGAGCGTTGCACCCGGTCCCACGGAGATCCAGATCGAAGTGCGCCGAGGAGCGGCGACGGTTACCATCCGCTGGCCGCTATCGGCCGCGAGCGATTGTGCGCTGTGGCTGCAAGGGTGGCTTCGGTGA
- the tnpB gene encoding IS66 family insertion sequence element accessory protein TnpB (TnpB, as the term is used for proteins encoded by IS66 family insertion elements, is considered an accessory protein, since TnpC, encoded by a neighboring gene, is a DDE family transposase.), protein MIRIDAIWLATEPLDMRAGTDTILARVVKVFGAARPHHAYLFANKNSTRMKVLVYDGFGIWLAARRLNKGRFVWTNGQTAIAVALNPEQLRALVTGLPWQTLTHDHAICVV, encoded by the coding sequence GTGATCCGGATCGACGCAATTTGGCTGGCAACGGAACCACTGGATATGCGCGCAGGCACCGATACGATCTTGGCTCGCGTAGTGAAAGTGTTCGGGGCAGCGCGTCCTCACCATGCCTACCTGTTCGCCAACAAGAACTCGACGCGTATGAAGGTCTTGGTGTACGACGGTTTCGGAATCTGGTTGGCTGCGCGTCGCTTGAACAAAGGGCGCTTCGTATGGACGAATGGTCAGACGGCGATCGCTGTTGCGCTGAATCCCGAGCAACTACGGGCGCTTGTGACGGGCCTGCCGTGGCAGACATTGACGCACGATCACGCAATCTGCGTGGTGTAA
- a CDS encoding tyrosine-type recombinase/integrase, which produces MLNGSTPACNNSMAAVCRLYRERYSRHSCAVALLQSGTDITVIRDYLGHTSVATTGRYVTINLQMKRDAMPAFWKKAGIKPTNAKPWKPNADLLAFLQSL; this is translated from the coding sequence ATGTTGAATGGATCCACGCCAGCTTGCAATAATTCCATGGCTGCCGTGTGCCGACTATATCGTGAACGATATAGTCGGCATAGCTGTGCGGTCGCGTTGTTGCAGTCTGGCACTGACATAACGGTGATTCGCGACTACCTTGGCCACACCAGCGTCGCAACGACAGGTCGTTACGTCACAATCAATCTGCAAATGAAGCGAGACGCCATGCCGGCGTTCTGGAAGAAAGCCGGCATTAAGCCAACGAACGCAAAACCATGGAAGCCCAACGCCGACCTGCTCGCGTTCCTGCAGTCCTTGTGA
- a CDS encoding site-specific integrase, translating to MNATRTVSESGGLPAHHIDAFLDRLRTAHYSEVSLRKKRRVLCAFSGWMKNRNIDLIDLDESVTARFMNRMIDASRDRVQRARPTLRQFLAYLRAEAIVCSPTLGGQSEIARIYRRYLDHLRQDRGLAKNSLLVYGPFIRDFLDSHSANDGTILADAFCAVTIRDHFLAYSEGRSAEYTRLMPVALRWFCHFLFLRGDTPRDLYESVPSVRKWRQSTVPTFLTPEQQEALIASADRSTPTGRRDYAILLLLARLGLRAGEIVAMQLDDIHWRSGELVVHGKGQMVEHVPLPSEVGAAIATYLRDGRGASASRHVFLRRLAPRIGLAGPAAIGKIVCQAFARAGFRPACRVSAHLFRHGLATTMIRHGASIAEIAEVLRHRSPDSTAIYAKVAFEDLRGVARSWPTAGGAI from the coding sequence ATGAATGCAACACGCACAGTCAGCGAATCCGGCGGGCTGCCGGCCCATCACATCGATGCATTTCTTGATCGTCTACGGACGGCACACTATTCCGAGGTATCGCTTCGCAAGAAACGAAGAGTCCTGTGCGCGTTCTCCGGGTGGATGAAGAACAGGAACATTGACCTGATCGATCTCGATGAGTCTGTCACAGCTCGTTTTATGAATCGCATGATCGACGCTTCAAGAGACCGCGTCCAGCGTGCGCGTCCCACCTTACGGCAGTTTCTTGCCTATCTGCGCGCGGAAGCCATTGTGTGTTCGCCGACATTGGGCGGCCAGTCCGAGATTGCGCGCATTTATCGCCGATACCTGGACCATCTGAGGCAGGATCGTGGACTCGCGAAGAACTCGCTGCTCGTCTACGGCCCCTTCATTCGCGACTTTCTCGACAGCCACTCGGCCAACGACGGAACGATATTGGCAGATGCATTTTGCGCCGTAACGATCCGAGATCATTTCCTTGCCTACAGCGAAGGTCGATCGGCGGAGTACACGCGGCTGATGCCAGTTGCGCTTCGCTGGTTCTGCCATTTCCTCTTTCTGCGCGGCGATACGCCCCGAGACCTGTATGAGTCAGTGCCGTCAGTTCGTAAGTGGCGACAGTCAACTGTACCGACGTTCCTCACGCCTGAGCAGCAAGAAGCTCTCATTGCGTCCGCAGACCGGTCGACTCCGACTGGGCGCCGTGACTACGCAATCCTGCTGTTGTTGGCGCGGCTCGGTCTACGTGCCGGAGAGATAGTTGCCATGCAGCTCGACGACATTCACTGGCGCTCTGGGGAACTCGTCGTTCATGGCAAGGGGCAGATGGTGGAGCACGTCCCCCTGCCATCGGAGGTCGGAGCAGCAATCGCTACATATCTCCGCGATGGTCGCGGAGCAAGTGCATCGCGGCACGTATTCCTTCGTAGATTGGCACCTCGGATTGGTCTGGCGGGACCGGCGGCGATTGGCAAGATTGTTTGTCAGGCCTTCGCACGTGCAGGTTTCCGCCCCGCGTGCCGTGTTTCCGCACATCTGTTCCGTCACGGTCTGGCGACGACGATGATTCGCCACGGGGCCTCGATCGCAGAAATAGCCGAGGTCTTGCGGCACCGCTCACCGGACAGTACCGCGATCTATGCAAAGGTCGCGTTTGAGGACCTGCGCGGGGTCGCGCGCTCGTGGCCCACGGCGGGAGGTGCAATATGA
- a CDS encoding D-amino acid dehydrogenase encodes MKKFAVIGGGITGVTTAYALAKRGFSVTLLERHRYAAMETSFANGGQLSASNAEVWTHWSTILKGIKWMLKSDAPLLVNPRPSWHKLSWFAEFIAAIPQYRKNTVETTRLAIAARDHLFSWAAAEGIDFDLKKEGILHIYRDKAGFDHAGRVSKLLAEGGLERHAVTPEEMRVIEPTLAGNYYGGYFTESDSTGDIHKFTNGMAAAIARLGVRCLYNQDIRSVSTDGRHVTIAIYDGQRSESLVFDGVVVCAGTSSRALAASLGDRVNIYPVKGYSITVNLNDARSQAAAPVVSLLDDETKLVTSRLGTDRFRVAGTAEFNGYNRDIRADRIRPLVEWVNECFPDVSTRSVVPWAGLRPMMPTMLPRVGRGRAPCVYYNTGHGHLGWTLSAVTADMIGAVVQQTVGAR; translated from the coding sequence ATGAAGAAATTTGCCGTAATCGGCGGTGGCATCACCGGCGTGACCACTGCCTACGCACTCGCCAAGCGCGGTTTCTCGGTCACCCTGCTCGAAAGACACCGCTACGCCGCCATGGAAACCTCGTTCGCCAATGGCGGCCAGCTCTCCGCCTCCAACGCCGAAGTCTGGACCCACTGGTCCACCATCCTGAAGGGCATCAAGTGGATGCTAAAGAGTGATGCGCCGCTGCTAGTCAACCCGCGCCCTAGCTGGCACAAACTCTCCTGGTTCGCCGAGTTCATTGCCGCCATCCCCCAATATCGCAAGAACACAGTGGAAACGACGCGCTTGGCGATTGCCGCGCGCGATCACCTGTTCTCCTGGGCAGCGGCCGAGGGCATCGACTTCGACTTGAAAAAGGAAGGCATTCTCCACATCTATCGCGACAAGGCCGGCTTCGACCATGCAGGCCGCGTGTCGAAACTGCTCGCCGAAGGTGGATTGGAGCGCCACGCCGTCACGCCGGAGGAGATGCGCGTCATCGAGCCAACGCTGGCGGGTAACTACTACGGCGGCTATTTCACCGAAAGCGATTCCACCGGTGACATCCACAAGTTCACAAACGGGATGGCGGCGGCGATCGCCCGCCTCGGCGTGCGTTGCCTGTACAACCAGGACATCCGCTCCGTGAGTACCGACGGCCGCCACGTCACCATCGCGATCTACGACGGCCAGCGGTCGGAGTCGCTGGTGTTCGATGGCGTGGTGGTTTGCGCCGGCACCTCCAGCCGTGCGCTGGCGGCGAGCTTGGGCGACCGCGTCAACATCTATCCGGTCAAGGGCTATTCGATTACCGTCAACTTAAACGACGCGCGCAGCCAGGCTGCCGCACCGGTCGTCAGTCTGCTCGACGACGAGACCAAGCTGGTTACCAGCCGCCTCGGCACCGACCGCTTCCGCGTGGCGGGCACCGCGGAGTTCAATGGCTACAATCGTGACATCCGCGCCGATCGCATCCGCCCGCTGGTGGAATGGGTCAACGAGTGCTTCCCCGACGTCAGCACCCGTAGTGTGGTGCCGTGGGCCGGTTTGCGGCCGATGATGCCGACCATGCTGCCGCGCGTTGGGCGGGGCCGCGCGCCCTGCGTGTACTACAACACGGGCCACGGTCACCTGGGATGGACGCTGTCGGCGGTCACCGCTGACATGATCGGAGCTGTCGTTCAGCAAACAGTAGGCGCCCGCTGA
- a CDS encoding pyridoxal phosphate-dependent aminotransferase yields the protein MTASRIETLTRSGIRRVMQLSAAAEARGEKVIHLEVGQPDFPTPAHIQDAAAKAVKEGKTGYTACAGIPELRVAVAERVSSRTGRKVSSNEVLITSGAVNAIYLALSSILESGDEVLVPDPAWPNYHSGVSLAEGKSIRYPLLAHEKYEPDFEALERLVTPRTRVIFVNTPGNPTGVSWSRKTMTSMAEFAERHGLYILSDEVYEDMVYEGRHVSMLEIAPIHRVLLVSGTSKSYAMTGWRIGWLIADAEIINAAAAFVEPTTSCAASPSQYAALEAVNGPQDSVDDMRRIYHDRMMRVQDRLQDAGILLAAPTGGMFAMLDISATEMTSDVFVERLLAEKGVAAAPGSTFGPSSERSIRISFATAIEDLQQGVDAIIDFVKDNSRK from the coding sequence ATGACAGCGAGTCGCATTGAAACCCTTACGCGCTCGGGGATTCGCCGCGTAATGCAGCTTTCCGCGGCGGCGGAAGCGCGCGGCGAGAAGGTAATCCACCTCGAAGTCGGCCAACCTGACTTCCCCACGCCAGCCCACATCCAAGATGCAGCAGCAAAGGCGGTGAAGGAAGGCAAGACCGGCTATACGGCTTGCGCCGGCATTCCTGAATTGCGAGTCGCGGTAGCGGAGCGTGTAAGTTCGAGAACGGGGAGGAAAGTATCGTCGAACGAAGTCTTAATCACCTCAGGGGCGGTGAATGCGATTTACCTGGCGTTGTCATCGATCCTTGAGTCTGGCGATGAGGTTCTCGTCCCTGACCCTGCGTGGCCCAATTATCACAGCGGCGTAAGTCTGGCCGAAGGGAAGTCGATCCGATACCCGCTTCTCGCTCACGAGAAGTACGAGCCCGACTTTGAAGCGCTTGAGAGACTTGTGACACCGCGAACTCGTGTGATCTTTGTCAACACACCGGGCAACCCAACTGGGGTTTCCTGGTCGAGGAAGACGATGACGAGCATGGCCGAATTTGCGGAACGACACGGCCTGTACATCCTTTCTGACGAGGTGTACGAGGATATGGTGTACGAAGGACGCCATGTCAGCATGCTAGAGATCGCGCCCATTCATCGTGTGCTCCTTGTGTCTGGCACCTCTAAGAGCTACGCCATGACGGGATGGCGTATTGGCTGGCTGATTGCGGACGCTGAAATTATCAATGCTGCCGCGGCCTTCGTTGAGCCCACCACATCGTGCGCAGCCTCGCCATCTCAGTATGCCGCACTGGAGGCTGTGAACGGTCCACAGGACTCGGTTGATGATATGCGCCGCATCTATCATGACCGCATGATGAGGGTGCAGGATCGGTTGCAAGATGCCGGAATTTTGCTGGCGGCACCTACCGGTGGCATGTTCGCAATGCTGGACATTTCAGCAACGGAGATGACGTCAGATGTTTTTGTAGAGCGGTTGCTTGCCGAGAAGGGCGTGGCGGCAGCACCCGGGTCAACCTTTGGCCCGTCGTCGGAGCGTAGCATCCGAATATCCTTCGCCACGGCGATCGAAGATCTTCAGCAAGGCGTCGACGCGATTATTGATTTTGTTAAGGATAACTCGCGAAAATAG
- a CDS encoding trans-sulfuration enzyme family protein translates to MAKQFTDSNHHTYEGFAPATRALHIDRALEPGSGVAPAIMQSVTYFSEDGADFAVKATEPLNDLFYARHGNPTASRAALIVADMEGKEAGIMFASGMAAITTTLLSLLSKGDHVVAQKSHYIGTTTLMNETFGRYGIHVTLVDQDDTEAFARAIQPSTKVFMLETPVNPTMKVTDLRGVSDIARKHGITTVCDNTFATPFNQRPGDFGVDIVVHSATKYMGGHHDLLGGVAVGSKRHMDCVWDMGMTLGGVITPFNAWLVLRGLRTMKMRVDQSNKNGLAIAQFLEGHEKVSRVYYPGLESHEQHALAREQMNGYGGLLTFDLKGGFEAGQRFIKALKIPFYAASLGGIDSLVIQPAALWLGRLSPDLVGKQGVDPGLIRFSAGIEDTDDLLKDIGQALEFA, encoded by the coding sequence ATGGCAAAACAGTTTACAGATAGCAACCACCACACCTACGAAGGCTTCGCTCCGGCGACCCGGGCGTTGCACATTGATCGCGCACTTGAACCGGGCTCTGGCGTCGCGCCAGCCATCATGCAGTCGGTGACTTACTTTTCTGAAGATGGGGCCGACTTTGCTGTGAAGGCGACCGAGCCTCTGAACGATCTTTTCTATGCCCGCCACGGCAACCCAACTGCATCCCGCGCCGCGCTCATTGTTGCGGACATGGAGGGTAAGGAAGCAGGTATTATGTTCGCTTCGGGGATGGCCGCAATTACCACGACGTTGCTTTCACTACTGAGCAAGGGTGACCACGTCGTGGCTCAGAAGAGTCATTACATCGGCACTACGACCCTGATGAACGAAACCTTCGGGCGGTATGGTATCCATGTAACGCTAGTTGATCAGGACGACACGGAGGCGTTCGCACGAGCGATACAACCGAGCACCAAGGTTTTCATGCTGGAAACCCCGGTCAATCCGACCATGAAAGTGACGGACCTTCGTGGCGTCAGTGACATTGCCCGTAAGCATGGAATTACGACCGTCTGTGATAACACATTTGCTACGCCGTTCAATCAGCGCCCGGGCGACTTCGGAGTCGACATTGTTGTACATAGCGCCACCAAGTACATGGGCGGTCATCATGACCTGCTCGGTGGCGTCGCAGTCGGCTCGAAGAGGCACATGGACTGTGTTTGGGACATGGGCATGACCCTCGGTGGTGTCATTACCCCGTTCAATGCATGGCTCGTCCTACGCGGACTGCGTACGATGAAAATGCGCGTCGACCAGAGCAACAAAAACGGGCTTGCGATCGCACAATTCCTTGAGGGACACGAGAAAGTGAGCCGTGTTTATTATCCGGGGCTCGAATCGCACGAGCAACACGCACTGGCCCGTGAGCAGATGAATGGGTATGGCGGTCTTCTGACGTTTGATCTGAAAGGCGGCTTCGAAGCGGGACAGCGGTTCATCAAGGCCCTAAAGATTCCGTTTTACGCTGCGAGCCTGGGTGGGATCGACTCCCTTGTGATTCAGCCGGCAGCGCTGTGGCTCGGACGTCTTTCTCCGGATCTGGTTGGAAAACAGGGCGTTGATCCCGGTCTTATCCGTTTCTCCGCTGGCATCGAAGATACGGATGACCTGCTGAAAGACATCGGTCAAGCACTGGAGTTCGCGTGA
- a CDS encoding IS5 family transposase (programmed frameshift), with translation MAKLILDDDLWALIQPLLPPPKARRPRYPGRKPLDDRAVLTGILFVLQSGIPWEMLPTEMGCGSGMSCWRRLHAWQKAAVWDRLHEVLLAKLRAADRIDWSRVIVESSSIRAVGSGPKTGPNPTDRARPGSKHHLLTEAQGIPLALILTGANRNDVTQLLPLVEAIPPIRGKRGRPLSKPCIVQGDRGYDHDKYRKPLHAAGIATEIARRGEPHGSGLGKTRWVVERTIAWLHNFKRLRVRFERLPTIHEAFLKIACCIICWRHLRKSFC, from the exons ATGGCCAAACTAATACTCGACGACGATCTGTGGGCACTCATCCAGCCACTACTGCCGCCACCGAAAGCTCGGCGCCCCCGCTATCCCGGGCGCAAGCCGCTGGACGATCGGGCCGTGCTCACCGGCATTCTTTTCGTCCTGCAGTCCGGCATTCCTTGGGAGATGCTGCCCACGGAAATGGGCTGCGGCTCCGGGATGAGTTGCTGGCGACGACTGCACGCCTGGCAGAAGGCCGCTGTTTGGGATCGCCTGCACGAGGTGCTGCTGGCCAAGCTGCGTGCGGCCGACCGCATCGATTGGTCACGTGTCATCGTCGAGTCCTCTTCCATTCGTGCTGTGGGGTCGGGTC CAAAAACAGGACCCAACCCCACCGATCGCGCGCGACCCGGTTCAAAGCATCACCTCCTGACGGAGGCCCAAGGCATACCGCTGGCGCTGATACTGACCGGCGCCAATCGCAACGACGTCACCCAACTGCTGCCGCTGGTCGAGGCGATTCCGCCTATCCGCGGCAAACGCGGCCGTCCATTGTCCAAGCCCTGCATCGTCCAGGGTGATCGCGGGTACGACCACGACAAGTATCGCAAGCCGCTTCACGCCGCCGGCATCGCCACTGAGATCGCCCGTCGCGGTGAACCGCATGGCAGTGGTCTTGGCAAAACCCGTTGGGTTGTAGAACGAACAATTGCTTGGCTGCACAACTTCAAGAGATTGCGCGTGCGCTTCGAGCGCCTCCCCACCATCCACGAAGCCTTCCTGAAAATCGCTTGTTGCATCATCTGCTGGCGTCATCTCAGGAAGTCATTTTGTTAG
- a CDS encoding AraC family transcriptional regulator — MKSSVRQRNNQAKLWRETSFANVEMLRAAYRTHQFPPHAHDEYAFGLIEKGAQEFIYATGERLIMPQGTICVVNPGAVHEGGPATEAGWDYRMVYIPTASMASVLIDSEWRPQGKQLYFPQTVINDDDTMRLIYEAHICSESRDTSQLERASRLTQAVYQLASRHGQSLRPIERLIPIPGAVKRAREYIDAYVTENPSLESIARVAGMSPFHLIRAFRKAVGVAPHAYLVQRRVELAKHLLLKGRPLRQVAVEVGYYDQGHLSREFSRFFGVPPSVARQ, encoded by the coding sequence ATGAAATCATCTGTAAGGCAACGCAATAATCAGGCCAAGTTATGGCGAGAGACTTCATTTGCCAACGTGGAGATGCTGCGTGCAGCGTACCGGACGCATCAATTTCCACCGCATGCTCATGACGAATACGCCTTTGGTCTTATCGAGAAGGGTGCGCAGGAGTTCATCTACGCAACTGGGGAGCGACTAATCATGCCTCAAGGAACAATCTGCGTTGTGAACCCAGGTGCGGTTCACGAAGGCGGCCCTGCAACAGAGGCCGGATGGGATTATCGGATGGTCTATATTCCAACAGCCAGTATGGCGTCAGTCTTGATCGATTCCGAGTGGCGGCCGCAAGGTAAGCAACTTTACTTTCCGCAAACGGTCATCAACGACGATGACACCATGCGACTCATCTACGAGGCTCATATCTGCTCCGAATCTCGTGATACGTCGCAACTTGAAAGAGCCTCGAGACTTACACAGGCAGTCTATCAGTTGGCCTCCCGACACGGACAGTCCCTGCGACCCATCGAGCGTCTAATACCTATTCCCGGAGCAGTGAAGAGAGCGCGCGAGTACATCGATGCCTATGTCACCGAGAATCCCTCACTTGAGTCAATTGCTCGAGTTGCTGGCATGAGTCCCTTCCATCTGATCCGCGCATTCCGGAAGGCAGTAGGAGTCGCTCCTCATGCCTATCTGGTGCAGCGCCGTGTCGAACTCGCGAAGCATCTCCTGCTTAAAGGGCGGCCATTGCGTCAAGTCGCAGTTGAAGTGGGATATTACGACCAAGGTCACTTGAGCCGAGAGTTCTCGCGCTTTTTCGGTGTTCCCCCTAGCGTCGCTAGGCAGTGA
- a CDS encoding fumarylacetoacetate hydrolase family protein, which yields MKLVRFGDVGHERPGIVDVNGDLRDLSGYVSDISSETLELEVLSQISALSTNSLPRVSGNPRLGSPLRVTGKFIAVGLNYRDHAEEAGMPIPKEPIIFMKANSCVVGPNDDLIIPRGSMKTDWEVELGIVIGSRASYVTKDEALSRVAGYVVVNDVSERQYQIERGGTWDKGKSCDTFGPIGPWIVTPDEIDDVQNLDLWLDVNGVRRQTGNTATMIFGVAELVSYVSNFMTLYPGDVITTGTPPGVGMGIKPDPIYLVPGDEISLGIDRLGSQRQRCVAWSATVATSN from the coding sequence ATGAAGCTGGTCCGATTTGGAGATGTTGGACACGAACGCCCTGGAATTGTTGACGTGAATGGTGATCTTAGGGATTTGAGTGGCTATGTATCTGACATTAGCAGTGAAACACTAGAACTTGAAGTTCTTAGTCAAATTTCCGCTCTTAGTACGAACTCGTTACCTCGTGTATCAGGTAACCCACGGCTTGGTTCACCACTTCGCGTAACAGGAAAGTTTATCGCTGTTGGACTAAATTATCGGGATCACGCCGAGGAAGCGGGTATGCCAATTCCTAAAGAGCCGATAATCTTCATGAAGGCCAATAGCTGTGTTGTCGGTCCTAACGACGATCTCATTATTCCGCGAGGGAGTATGAAGACAGACTGGGAGGTCGAACTAGGAATCGTTATTGGGTCACGTGCGTCTTACGTAACCAAGGACGAGGCATTGTCCCGGGTAGCCGGCTACGTAGTAGTAAATGACGTGTCAGAACGGCAATATCAGATTGAGCGGGGCGGCACATGGGATAAGGGGAAGAGTTGCGACACATTTGGTCCGATTGGACCCTGGATTGTCACCCCGGACGAGATCGATGACGTACAGAATCTTGACTTGTGGCTCGACGTGAATGGAGTTCGGCGCCAGACTGGCAATACTGCTACGATGATCTTCGGTGTCGCTGAACTTGTCAGCTACGTGAGCAACTTCATGACACTGTATCCTGGTGATGTTATCACTACGGGCACCCCGCCGGGCGTGGGGATGGGAATTAAGCCCGATCCGATTTATCTGGTCCCAGGTGACGAAATTTCTCTGGGAATCGATAGGCTAGGATCGCAGCGTCAGCGCTGCGTTGCATGGAGCGCCACCGTAGCGACCAGTAACTAG